The segment CGAACTTTTCAAGACTTCTAGTCCCCTAGAAACTAAGCTTTTTAAAGTCTTCCAAGAACCCCCCAAAAATATTGTCCTACTCGACGATTTAGTCAAAGAAGCAGGAGTCTAAAAGCCATCATGGAACTAACCCCCATCGAATTAGAACGCTACTCTCGTCAAATGCAGCTTCCTGGGTTTGGTGAGAAAGGACAGAAACAACTCAAAGCTTCTACCGCCTTAGTCACAGGGGTAGGAGGACTCGGAGGAACCGTCGCCCTTTATCTTGCTGTGGCTGGCATTGGCAAGTTAATTTTAGTTCGCGGGGGTGAGTTACGTCGAGATGACCTCAATCGTCAGATTCTCATGACGGATGATTGGGTGGGTAAACCCCGTGTCTTCAAAGCTAAGGAAACCCTCTCGAAAATCAACCCTGATGTAGAAATTGAGGCGGTTTACGACTATGTGACCCCTGAAAACGTGGATGAGTTGGTTCAACAGGCTGATATCGCCCTCGACTGCGCCTTTGATTTCGCCGAACGGGACTTACTGAACGCCGCTTGTGTTCGTTGGGGTCGTCCCATGGTGGAAGCCGCGATGAGTGGGATGGATGCCTATCTAACCACCATTATTCCGGGCGAAACCCCTTGTTTATCCTGTATTTTCCCTGAAAAACCCGATTGGGATCGTTGGGGATTTGGGGTTCTAGGGGCAGTTTCTGGGACGTTGGCTTGTTTAAGTGCCCTCGAAGCCATCAAAGTCTTGACGGGACTGGGACAACCCTTAACCGGGGAATTATTAACCATGGAACTCAATAGCGCGACCTTTGCTAAACGTCGTCCCTATCATGATCCAAATTGTCCCGTTTGCGGCCATTTTCATCAGCAAAA is part of the Rippkaea orientalis PCC 8801 genome and harbors:
- a CDS encoding HesA/MoeB/ThiF family protein; translated protein: MELTPIELERYSRQMQLPGFGEKGQKQLKASTALVTGVGGLGGTVALYLAVAGIGKLILVRGGELRRDDLNRQILMTDDWVGKPRVFKAKETLSKINPDVEIEAVYDYVTPENVDELVQQADIALDCAFDFAERDLLNAACVRWGRPMVEAAMSGMDAYLTTIIPGETPCLSCIFPEKPDWDRWGFGVLGAVSGTLACLSALEAIKVLTGLGQPLTGELLTMELNSATFAKRRPYHDPNCPVCGHFHQQNLTATITRNQVAKTVYV